The Ramlibacter algicola genome segment AGCGGCGCCCGGTTGACGCCAAGCGGTTCGCCTGCACTCTCAAGGGCGCAGGCATGTCGGACATGGCGTGGGGCATCGGGCGGCCCCAGCCGTCGGCAATGGATGGCCTGCATCGTCCGCGGCTCCCTGCGCCGGCGCGCCACGAGGGAGCGCACAGTGATTGCATCGCAACGAAAGGAGCACCCACAGGAATGGAAGACAAGACGGCCCGCTTCACCATCCTCATCGACGCCGACCGCAAGCGCGAGTTCGAGGCGCTCTGCGCGGCCCAGGATGTGACGGCCTCCCAGATGATCCGCCGCCTGATGCGGGAGTATTTGTCCAAACATGGCGTCGACCCCGGCGACAAGGCCAGGCGCCCCAGCACTCGCCGCAAGACGCAGTGAGCGTGGCGCGGCGCTGTGGCCGCCGTCGCAGGTGATGCAATTTGAGAGTTGCGGATGCGTTCGCAACGGTCGGGCAGGCCATTAGAATGCCATTCACATCGCAGCCCCTGCCGGATTCCGAATGGAACCCAAGACCGCCAGGCTCACCGTCCTCATCGACCCGCGCCGCAAGGAAGCCTTCGAGGCCCTCTGCCACAGCCAGGACATGACCCCTTCGCAGGTCATGCGCCGGCTGATCCGCGACTTCATGGAACAGAACGCCCCGGCCCCGACGGCCGCGCCGCGCAAGTCGGCCACCAGCCGCAAGCGCTAGGTCCTGCTAGCCCAGGCCCTCGGCGGTCATGTGCAGCACGCGGTCGGCGCGCGCCGCGGCGGCCGCCGAATGCGTGACGAGCACCAGCGACGCGCCTTGCTCGCGCGTGCGCCGCGGCAGGACGTCCAGCACCTGGTCCGCCGTCCTCGGGTCGAGGTTGCCGGTCGGCTCGTCGGCCAGCAGCAGCGCCGGGTCGTGCACCAGGGCGCGCGCGATCGCCACCCGCTGCAATTGCCCGCCACTCAACTGCTGCGGCAGCCGCTCGCCCAGGCCACCCAAGCCCACCGACTCCAGCGCCTGCTCCACGCGCGCCGCATCATGCCGCTGCAGCAGCATCAGCGGCAGCGCCACGTTCTGCCGCACGTCCAGGTGCGGCAGGACGTGGAACGCCTGGAACACGAAGCCGATGGCCTCGCGCCGCAGCAGGGCGCGCGCTGCGTCATCGAGCGTCGCGAGGTCGCGGCCCGCGACCGTGATCCGCCCCGCATCCCAGGTGTCCAGCCCGGCCAGGCAGTGCAGCAGCGTGGACTTGCCCACGCCCGACTCGCCCACGATGGCCACGAACTCGCCGCGCGCGACCCGCAAGTCGATGCCGCGGAAGATGGGCGTCTCGCCGTAGTGCTTGGCCAGGCCTTCGACGGTGGCGATCGGCGTGTCGCTCATGCGAGGGCCTTGCGCGCGGCGGCCAGCAGGGCAGGGACCACGCCCGGTGCGTCGCAGGGGATCACCTCGCGTTCCATGCTGCGCAGCCACGTGAGCTGGCGCTTGGCGAGCTGGCGGGTGGCGAAGACGCCGCGGTCGCGCAGCTGGTCCATCGGCAGTTGGCCGTCGAGCGCTTCCCATGCCTGCCGGTAGCCGACGCTGCGCATGCTGGGCAGCCCGGGATGCAGGTCGCCCCGCGCCCGGAGCGCCCGCACTTCGTCGAGGAAGCCGGCGGCCAGCATGGCGTCGAAGCGGCGCTCGATGCGCTCGTGCAGCCAGGCGCGGTCCGTGGGCTCGAGCGACAGCAAGGCGGCCGGACGCCAGCCTTCGCTGCGCTGCGCCCCGTGGAAGGCGCTGAGCGGTTGCCCGGTCGCGCGGAACACCTCCAGCGCGCGTTGGATGCGCTGCGCGTCGTTCGGCGCCAGCCGCTGTGCCGCCGCGGGGTCCACGCGCGCCAGCTCGGCGTGCAGCGCGGGCCAGCCATGCTGCACCGCTTCGGCTTCGATCTGCGAACGGAGTTCCGGATCGGCCGGCGGCAGCGCGTCGAGGCCTTCGAACAGCGCCTTGAAATACAGCATCGTCCCGCCCACCAGCAACGGCAGGCGCCCGCGCTGCGCGATCTCGCCGATGACGCGCCGCGCGTCGGCGCTGAACTCCGCCGCGCTGTACGGCTGCGTGGGCTCGCGGATGTCGACCAGGTGGTGCGGCACCGCGGCGCGTTCGGCCGCCGTCGGCTTGGCGGTGCCGATGTCCATGCCGCGGTAGACCAGCGCCGAATCGACGCTGACGATCTCGCCCCCGAGCTCGCGTGCGAGCGCCAGCGCGGCATCCGACTTGCCGGAGGCGGTGGGACCGGCGAGCGCGAGGAAGCGGGGAGGGGAAGTCGGCACGGCGACCCAGGCTACGCCTGCTATTGCAGGCTGAACAACTGCCGCACCGCGTCGCGGTACTTCGCGCGCCCGACGTACATCGTGCTGTGGTGCGAGCCGCCGTCGACC includes the following:
- a CDS encoding CopG family transcriptional regulator; translated protein: MEPKTARLTVLIDPRRKEAFEALCHSQDMTPSQVMRRLIRDFMEQNAPAPTAAPRKSATSRKR
- a CDS encoding ABC transporter ATP-binding protein encodes the protein MSDTPIATVEGLAKHYGETPIFRGIDLRVARGEFVAIVGESGVGKSTLLHCLAGLDTWDAGRITVAGRDLATLDDAARALLRREAIGFVFQAFHVLPHLDVRQNVALPLMLLQRHDAARVEQALESVGLGGLGERLPQQLSGGQLQRVAIARALVHDPALLLADEPTGNLDPRTADQVLDVLPRRTREQGASLVLVTHSAAAAARADRVLHMTAEGLG
- the miaA gene encoding tRNA (adenosine(37)-N6)-dimethylallyltransferase MiaA; amino-acid sequence: MPTSPPRFLALAGPTASGKSDAALALARELGGEIVSVDSALVYRGMDIGTAKPTAAERAAVPHHLVDIREPTQPYSAAEFSADARRVIGEIAQRGRLPLLVGGTMLYFKALFEGLDALPPADPELRSQIEAEAVQHGWPALHAELARVDPAAAQRLAPNDAQRIQRALEVFRATGQPLSAFHGAQRSEGWRPAALLSLEPTDRAWLHERIERRFDAMLAAGFLDEVRALRARGDLHPGLPSMRSVGYRQAWEALDGQLPMDQLRDRGVFATRQLAKRQLTWLRSMEREVIPCDAPGVVPALLAAARKALA
- a CDS encoding ribbon-helix-helix protein, CopG family, with the protein product MEDKTARFTILIDADRKREFEALCAAQDVTASQMIRRLMREYLSKHGVDPGDKARRPSTRRKTQ